The following nucleotide sequence is from Streptomyces sp. NBC_00239.
AGCCGGGCTTGAGACCCAGGTTCACCCAGCTCATGCCGTGCTGCGCGGCCAGCGTCTGGAAGTACTGCAGGGTGTGGCCCTTGTCGCCGCTCTTGGAACCGGAGTTCGAGAAGCCGGCGGCCAGCTTGTCCTGCCAGGCGTCGGTGAACCAGCGCTTCGAGGTGGCCTCGGCGAAGACGTGGAAGGCGCCGGACGCGGTGCCCATGTAGGTGGGCGAGCCGAAGACGATCGCGTCGGACCCGTCGAGCAGCGCCCACTGCGCGTCGTCTATCTCGTCGACCTTGATCAGGTGCACGGTCGCGCCCGCGCTCTCGGCGCCGGCCCGGACGGCCTCGGCGACCACGGCGGTGTGGCCGTAGCCGGAGTGGTAGGCGATCGAGACGACGGGGGTCTGCACGGTGCTCATGGAATCTCCTCGGGAGGGGCAGCGGGCCGGCAGGGCGTCGCCGGGCACTGACAGAAGGAAAGCACTAACTTTCAGAAAGCGCAATCCTGCGCTCAGCGCTTACCCGCCGTGGGGCATCCGGAGTACCCTCGTCCCATGGACTGCGCCGCCACCCCCTCCCAAGACCTGGCGTTCGATGCCTTCGCCCGCAGCTGCCCCTCGCGGGAGACCCTCGGGCACGTCACCGGCCGCTGGGGCACGCTCACGGTCAGCGCGCTGTACGACGGCGCGTGCCGGTTCAACGAGCTGCGCCGACGGGTCGACGGCGTGAGCGAGAAGATGCTCTCCCAGACCCTGCAGGCGCTCGAACGCGACGGCATCGTGCACCGCGAGGCCCAGCCGACGAACCCGCCACGGGTCGATTACGAGCTGACCCCGCTGGGCCGGGGCGTCGCGGAGCGGCTCGTCCCGCTGATCCGCTTCCTCGAAGAGGGCACTCCGGAGGTCATGGCCTCACGGGAGCGTTACGACGCGGCGCGCGGCGGCCTCTGACAGCGCGGGCAGAAGTAGCTCGACCGGTTCATCCACGGCCGGCGGCGGATCGGCGTACCGCAGCGGCGGCACGGCTCGTCCTCGCGCCCGTACGCGTCCAGCGACCGGTCGAAGTAGCCGGACTCGCCGTTCACGTTCACGTAGAGGCTGTCGAAGCTGGTCCCGCCGACGTCCAGGGCCGCGGTCATCACGTCGCGCACGTGCCCGAGGAGTTCCGCGCTCCGGGGGCGCGTGAGGGTGGCCGTGGGGCGCTCGTAGTGCAGCTTGGCGCGCCACAGCGATTCGTCGGCGTAGATGTTGCCGA
It contains:
- a CDS encoding flavodoxin family protein; protein product: MQTPVVSIAYHSGYGHTAVVAEAVRAGAESAGATVHLIKVDEIDDAQWALLDGSDAIVFGSPTYMGTASGAFHVFAEATSKRWFTDAWQDKLAAGFSNSGSKSGDKGHTLQYFQTLAAQHGMSWVNLGLKPGWNASTASENDLNRLGFFSGAAAQTNSDEGPEAVHKADVATAEHLGRRVTEQARVFIAGRAALAA
- a CDS encoding winged helix-turn-helix transcriptional regulator, with the translated sequence MDCAATPSQDLAFDAFARSCPSRETLGHVTGRWGTLTVSALYDGACRFNELRRRVDGVSEKMLSQTLQALERDGIVHREAQPTNPPRVDYELTPLGRGVAERLVPLIRFLEEGTPEVMASRERYDAARGGL